A part of Aegilops tauschii subsp. strangulata cultivar AL8/78 chromosome 2, Aet v6.0, whole genome shotgun sequence genomic DNA contains:
- the LOC109777422 gene encoding LOB domain-containing protein 37, whose translation MRGSERAAVSTSTSGMSCNGCRVLRKGCNDACVLRPCLLWIEAADAQGHATLFAAKFFGRAGLMSFLTAVPEQQRPAVFQSLLYEAAGRTINPVSGAVGLLWAGSWHLCEAAVQTVLRGGAIRPLPELAGGVPEGGVGGSDLFVSSSRRAVVGCSTYSAAKRVTPRKTWAPEAASHHQEPSCDLGLFLTPGSAAAAEGERRARRAGTPSMSSDGSVTTSAGAGAGEKEPELLNLFV comes from the exons ATGAGAGGGAGTGAGCGGGCGGCGGTGTCAACGTCAACGTCGGGGATGAGCTGCAACGGCTGCCGCGTGCTGCGCAAGGGCTGCAACGACGCCTGCGTGCTGCGCCCGTGCCTGCTCTGGATCGAGGCCGCCGACGCGCAGGGCCACGCCACCCTCTTCGCCGCCAAGTTCTTCGGCCGCGCCGGCCTCATGTCCTTCCTCACCGCTGTCCCCGAGCAGCAGCGCCCAG CCGTGTTCCAGTCGCTGCTGTacgaggcggcggggcggacgATCAACCCGGTGAGCGGAGCCGTGGGGCTGCTCTGGGCGGGGAGCTGGCACCTCTGCGAGGCGGCGGTCCAGACCGTGCTCCGGGGCGGCGCCATCCGCCCGCTGCCGGAGCTCGCGGGCGGCGTCCCGGAAGGCGGCGTCGGTGGCAGCGATCTGTTCGTCTCCTCTTCCAGGCGGGCCGTGGTGGGGTGCTCCACTTATTCGGCGGCGAAGCGGGTGACGCCGAGGAAGACCTGGGCGCCGGAGGCCGCGTCCCACCACCAGGAGCCCTCGTGCGACCTCGGGCTTTTCCTCACCCCCGGatcggccgcggcggcggagggggAGCGGCGGGCAAGGCGGGCCGGCACGCCGTCGATGAGCTCCGACGGCTCCGTGACCACgagcgccggcgccggcgcaggCGAGAAGGAGCCCGAGCTGCTGAATCTTTTTGTTTAA